In Caloramator sp. E03, the sequence ATATCATTTAAATCCTCATCGTACAATATACCTGCAAAGTTTTTTAATATATTTACTAAATCATAACTATTTTCTGTCGGATTTAAAATATATGCTGCAATTTCAGCATCAAAAGCTAAATTATTCAATTTAATACCTTTACTGATTAAATAATTGTATACATACTTTGCACGATATGTATTTTTACCTACTGCTTCAGATTCAAAAACCTCCTTAAAATCAGTGATAAAGCTATCTGAAACAAAATACTGCCCGTTAATTATCATTCCTTCAACTTCTTTATTATCGTCATATATAAAAATAAAATTAAATACTTTCTCTTCAACTATTTTATTGATTATTTTAATGTCTCTTTCATAAGGCTTTATTTCACACTTTATTTCTTTATTTATCTTGGCATTATTTAGTGTTACGGTATTTATTCTCTCCATCAAACTTTTAAATTCAAGTTCAGAAAATAACTGCTTTATCTGTAAAACATCATAGTCTTTCGTTCTTATTTTATTCAGATCAATATCAATAGGTACATCTCTATTTATTGTTGCAAGCCTTTTACTTAAAAAAGCCTGTTCTTTATGCTGCATAAGAGTTTCTTTTAGCTTTTTACCATTTATATTTTCAACATTATTAAACACATTTTCAATAGTTTTATATTCGTGTAGCAGTTTTAAGGCAGTTTTTTCTCCAACACCAGGAACACCTGGAATATTATCTGAAGAATCTCCCATAAGTCCTTTTAAATCTATAATTCCTTTAGGTTCGAGCCCGTATTTTTCCATTATAAACTCTTTATCGCAAATATCCGTTTCAGAGATACCTTTTTTAGTTATCACAACCTTTGTATAGTCAGATACAAGTTGAAGGGCATCTCTGTCTCCTGTATATATAATAACCTCAAGATTTTCACTTTCAAATCTTTTAGATATTGTTCCAATTATATCATCAGCCTCATAACCTTCTAGTTCAAATATTCCTATGTTAAAAGCATTAAGAAGCCTTTTTACTGGTTCAAACTGCTTTGATAGCTCCTCTGGCATCTTCTTTCTTCCAGCTTTATATTCTTCATATTCTTTGTGCCTAAAGGTTACTTTTGATTTATCAAAGGCTACAGCTATATAATCCGGCTTTATTTCATCATAGATTTTTAAAAGCATCGTAGTAAATCCAAATACCGCTCCTGTCGGCTCCCCCTTTGAAGTTGTCATAGGAGGGAGAGCATAGAATGCTCTATTTAATAAGCTATTTCCATCTAATATTACAAGTTTTTCCTTATTCACTATAATCTCTCCTAACATTAGAAAAATAAAAACAACTTTACATATTAATTATATATAAAAAAAATAATATATAAAAGGACAATAAAAAATAGCCCGAAGGCTATTTTATTACAATTTTAATAAAATAATATTCTTTATTTTGGCTGTAGCTATTTATTCCCGAAATACCTGTATTACTATACATTGATGATTGACTGTTTATCATATCATATAAAACACTAAAATCCTGCCTTTGAATTCTATATATGCTATTCTTTGTATCTATCAGTACTATATTAGGATTGTTATATATAAAGGATAAAACGCTTCCCTGATTTTTATCAACCGTTGCTATATAATCAACTGGAATTGAAGTTGCAATTAATGTAGTAAATAAGGAGCTTTTTGATACACCACTATCAGTACCTGTGCTTTGCAAAGAAAATAATGCTTCATCTGAATTTGAATTATCCTGAACACTTTGACTATCTTCTGAAGTTATCGTATATATATTACCACTTCCAACATCGCTAACAACAGATTTTTCAACTTTTTTATTATCTAATGCTATTAATGTTTTTGTAGTCTTTGTAGTTTTTTTAGAAGTCTTTGCTCTATTACTTGTTGTATTATTTTGTTTTTCACTTACAAGAGAAGTTGCATTACTATTTTCCTTTGCTACAATATTATTGGTTTTTATATGACTACTATCATCTTTTATTTCACTATTAGATACATTTAATTCAATATTGCTCTTTACAGTTTCATTTTCAGATTTTTGAGGAGATTTCAATGTATCCTTAATTCCAGTAATTGAAATTATAAAAACAAGTATCGCAGCTGCAATTGAAGAAAAGGTTTTATACCACAGATTTCTTCTCCTTACTTTTTCATTTCTTATTGTTTTCATAATGCTTCCATGAAGTTCATCAGGTACTTCAATTTCAAGCTGGGAAAGCATTCCTGCTTCAATGTCATATTCTTTTTGCTTAATTTTATTAACATATTCATGATACTTCATTTCAGCACCCCCTTACTATACCACATTTTATAAGTTCATTTCTAAGGCTTTCCCTTGCCCTGTTTAGCCTTGATTTAACAGTTCCTACTTCAATACCTAATACATCTGCTATCTCCTGATAGGATAAACCGCTTATATCCCTTAAAATAATTATAGTTCTAAAATCATTGCTAAGTCTTAATATGCAATTTTTAATATCATGCTGCAATTCTCTATTTTCAATTACATTCTCAACTTTACTTTCTATATGACCTTCTGAATTTAAAATATCTTCAAAGGAAAGTTCTTCCTTTCTTCTCTTTATGTAATCCATACATGTATTATATGTAATCCTGTACACCCAGGTCGAAAACTTGCTTTCCCCTTTAAATTTTTGAATTGATCTATATATCTTAAGGCTTACCTCCTGTGATGCATCCTTTGCATCTTCCATATTTTTCAACATATAATAACACAGGTTATAAATCTTTTTTTCATAGCTTAATATTAAAGTTTCAAAAGCTTCTATATCGTTCTGCTGGCATCTATATATAAGTTCTCTCTCTTCCATATCCCTACCCCCTTACTACTATGCCCACATAAATGTCATAGGAGTTTTTTGTTTTCTCTATTAGATAACCAGAGAATTTCTTAAAAAATTCTGTTATAAATTCAAAGATAATTACACTATTGCTAATAACTCCATGGGTGGGGATTATGTATAAATTCTTAAATATATTCTTTATATTGTTTTTACATAAATCAATATATCCTACAATTGAAGATTTTAATTTAAAATAAACATGAATAACTTTAAAGTTAACCATACTACTATCAATTATATTTATAATATTTATTGTCCTATTTATTATTTTGACGATTAATTCTTTTAAAAGTTCCATACATATCGTATCAATTAAAACTCCTATTGAAATTTTCCTATTACTTGAATTTTCATAAATATAATTTATATTATTAATTTTATTTATAATCCTTTGACTTCTTTTAAGCTTCTTATCTTTTATATCTATATCAATCACATTCTTAAAAAGAAAAATATTAAAAAATTCAATAAGAGCTCTCCCCATGGATTTGCCGGCATCAAGTAACCATATCAAAAACATCACCCCTAAAAATCAAAACAAAGTTTTCTTATTTATTTTATCATATAATAAGACTAACATCATTAGATAATTATATGCAATTTTGTACAATTGCTGATATAATCTCATCTTTGACAGTTGCGAGAAGCAAAAAGCCTGTAGAACCATTGAATATCAAGGGCTCTCAGGCTTTTATACTTTTCAAAAAAGTGAACAATGTTTTTTATTTTTTCGTGTCTTTAAAAATTTTCTTCATTTGTTTCATATTAATTATTTGATAATCCGTTCTAAAGCCAAATTTGTCATGTAAATCATCTGTAAAATCAGTCCTTGTATATATTGGAATATAGCCCTCATTCTTAATCTCATAAAAATTCATTTCTCTAAGTCCTGATATAATATCGCTACACGTATATTTTTCTGAAAGCTTTTTTTCTAATAGCCTATATATCATCAGGGAAATGAAACAAGTTGTAAAATGCGCTTTTATTCTATCATCTCTTCTTAAATATACTGGTCTTGCCTTAAACTCTGATTTCATAATACGGAAGGACTCTTCTATTTCCCAACGCCTTCTATTAATTTTTATAATTGCGGCAGCATCATCACTTATATTTGTACATACTGCGTAAAAACCATCATACATTGCCTCTTGTGCTATTAAATCAGCATTAATGCTGTATAATTCTTTTTCAGCTACTTCACCGTCAGGTGTGTAGTGAGTCTTTGAAATAAAGCGTTTGTAATCATTAGCATTACATTTCTTCAATTTTGTAGGATTGGTATCAATAACCTCTTGAGCTCTCTCTATTTGGTTACCTCTTATAGTTCTTTGATAGTTTCTATATTTCAAGGAAAATGTTACAATAAGTTTTTGTTCAAGCCCGTCTTCTTTTATCCAGCGTTCCTTATAAAAAATTTTATTAATATCTGCTTCTTCGTTAATTTCGTTTAAATTATATACTTTGTCTGAATCGCTAAGATGCCATCCTTTGGGGTCTAACGCCCATTCTTTTAAATGTGATTTTAATTTTTTAATAGATTGTGTAGTAATAAAAGCTCGATTTTGTATATTATTAAATTTTCTATTAGCTGTAGATGCAAGCCCTGCATCTGTACAAATGATAAATTTTGAAAGCCCAAATTCGGATATAATTTTTTGCTCTAAAGGTTTTAAAGTTACTTGTTCATTAGTATTACCTTTGTTTATACAAAATGCAAGGGGGATGCCGTCTCCATCCATGAAAAGTCCCATTTGAACAATTGGATTGGGTCTATGTTCCTTCGATACTCCATACTGTTTTAATCCTTCTTCCTGTTCAATTTCAAAGAAATAGTTGGTGCAGTCATAATAGAGAACTCCTTTATTACGATTGCAAACTTTAAGACTGTTCTTATATAATTCTGACTGAATAAAATCTGTTTCTTCTGAAATTACTTCTAAAGCTCTATAAATATGCTGAAGCTCAAAATCAGGCTGCTCAATAAATTTTTTTGATAGTTCGTATGTAGCAAGCTTAGATGATGGATAAATAATTCTTGCATAAATTAATCTTGATAGTATTGAATTTAGATTAAAATTAAATTTATGTTTATCCGAAATATTTTTACAGATATTTTGCAGCCCAAGCTCGTTATATATTTTTTGTAAAAACAAGTAACTACCATTAAAAGTATGCTGTTCGTCTTTGTTAATTTGTTTAACAGGCGAGTATTTTACTAATATTTCTCTTTTCTCTTCTTTTTCTTTTCTATTTAACTCTTCAACGTACCTCTTCCCCCATTCTATAGGGTCTTGTCCGTTTAGTTTTTTTAAAAGTTCATCATAAGTGCCAAGCTTCTCAACTACTTTTGAAGTACGATTGCCTTTTTCATAAACAGATTTAACTACGTATAAGGATGCTGCATTTTTTGATTTAACAATTTGTAATCTCATTTTTTCACATCTCTTCATATATTTATATCTATATTATAACACATTGTTACACATTGTGCACTATAAAAATTTAAAATTTGACAAAAAAATAAGCCTATATCAAGGCTTTAAGGCACTTTTTTTGTCTTGCAACTGTCAAAGACCCGAGCTCTCCCCATGGATTTGCCGGCATCAAGTAACCATATCAAAAACATCACCCCTAAAAATCAAAACAAAGTTTTCTTATTTATTTTATCATATAATAAGACTAACATCATTAGATAATTATATGCAATTTTGTACAATTGCTGATATAATATATATAGTTTTATTTAATAATGAAAGGAGGTAATATTATGTTTTGGAAACAATTGCTTATTGTATTTGGGCTTGCCACATTTTCTTTAGTTATATTCTATTACATAAGAGCAACCATACTATTAAAATACAAAATTAACAAGAATTATTTTCTTGTACTTTTAATAATTATATTTATTCTTCCGCTAATTTTTCAAAAACAATTTACGTCATCAATTTGGATTCAATATTTGCAAATCTTATTAGTGTCTTTATCTTTTCTTTCATATATGGAAATTGTAAAAATAAACAAAGCCGAAAAGAATAAACCAATAATAGGTAGGCCTAAAGCAAAACCTTCAAGAGCAAAAAATAAAGATGTGAAATAGACTTCTTTTATAGAAGTCTTTTCCATTATATTGACATAATCTTATTATTGTGATATTATGATATTGTTCTTGCCGAAGTGGTGGAACTGGCAGACGCGCCGGACTCAAAATCCGGTGGAGTAAAATCCGTGCGGGTTCGACCCCCGCCTTCGGCACCAAAAGTAAAGGTTTCTCTTAATTGAGAAGCCTTTACTTTTTTTATAAAAATTTAATTATAATTTAAATAAAATAGCTCAATAATAGGTAAATCCCAATATATAACATTTAATTGTGTTTTTCTTTTTAACTATTATGTTTTATAATTAAAATATAGAATATATTTTATAATCATAATTTAATTAATTTTTAGTTATTATTTTTTATTTTATAACATTAACCACTATAATTATTTCCTCTATTACATTCAAATAAATCTTAGGGGGTAGTAATAGAATGAGAAAAATACTTGTAACTGGTGCTTTAGGGCAAATAGGTACTGAACTTGTACTATATCTTAGAGAAATATACGGAAATTTAAACATAATAGCAAGTGACATTGCCCCTAAAGGACCTGAAAAGGTTCTCAAAGCAGGACCTTTTGAAATCGTGAACGTACTTGATGCAAAACGAATAAATGAAGTTGTTGAAAAATATAAACCTGATGTTATTATCCACCTTGCAGCAATATTATCAGCAGTAGGAGAGAATAATCCAGCTCTTGCATGGAACGTAAATATGTATGGGCTTTATAATGTACTTGAAGTTGCTAAATCAAATGGTTGTGCAGTATTTACTCCAAGTTCAATAGCTGCCTTTGGGCCTTCAACTCCAAAAGATAAAACTCCACAGGATACTATTCAAAGACCTACAACTATGTATGGAGTAACAAAAGTAGCTGGAGAATTATTGTGTGATTATTACTTCTATAAATACGGTGTTGATACAAGAGGCGTAAGATTTCCGGGGCTTATATCCTACGAGGCCCTTCCAGGTGGAGGAACAACAGATTATGCTGTTCACATATACTATGAAGCAGTAAAAAACAAAAAATATACATGCTATATAAAAGAAGGAACATATATGGATATGATGTATATGCCAGATGCACTTAATGCTGTAGTAACCCTTTTGGAAGCTAACCCTGATAAGTTAATTCACAGAAATGCCTTTAACATTACAGCAATGAGCTTTGCACCTGAAGATATATACGCCGAAATTAAAAAGATAATACCTGAATTTACAATGGACTACAATATTGATCCTATAAAACAGAAAATTGCTGAGTCTTGGCCAAATTCCCTTGATGATACTGCCGCAAGAGAAGAATGGGGATGGAAGCCAAAGTATGACCTTCCTCTTATGACAAAGGATATGATAGAAAAACTTAGCATAAAATTAAAGTAGGAGATAATCTCCTACTTTTTGCTTGTAAAAAAAGCTCTGCAAGCTCTGTAGAGCTCGTATATATCTGCCTTACTTGTAATTTCAAATGGAGAGTGCATACCAATTATCGGTAAAGAAATATCTCCAGCTTCAGCACCATATTGCCCAAGTATATAGGATATAGTTTCACTTCCTCCCCCATCTACTTTTCCAAACTCTGCATGCTGCCATATTATATCGTTTTCGTAAAAAATACTCCTTAAATAATTTAAAAATTCTGGACTCGCATCATTAGTTTCAATTTTTCCTTTAACACCGTTATATTTATTTATTACAACACCACATCCAAGATAGGCAGTATTATTTACATCAAACACTGAACTATAATTAGGATCATAAGCACATATACCATCGACAGAAAGCATTTTTGAATTCTTTAATGTTTCAAGAAGCTTTAATCCATTATAACCACAGGTTAAATCTAATATTTCAGATACAACCTGTTCAAAGAATTTAGAATGAGCACCTGTGCTTCCAAAGTTGCCCGTTTCTTCTTTGTCCACTAAAAGTACCGCATTTGTTTTATAGCTATCCTTAACTTTTAACAAGGCACTAAATGATGTAAAAACCCCTGCTCTATCATCCTGTCCATAAGCCATTATCATACTTTTATCAAGACCTGAATCCCTTGCAATTCCTGAAGGTACTGCTTCAAGTTCTGCAAAAACTAAATCCTCTTCATTAATCTCATATTTTTCATTTAAAATATTTAAAATGTTATGTTTTACTTTTTCATCAACAGGGAAATCACTAGGTATGCTACCAAATACTATGTTCAAATCCTCTCCATTAATACCTGTTAATAGGTTCTTTTGCATCTGCTCCTCTGATAAATGTATTAGTAAATCGCTAATATAAAAAACAGGGTCTTTATTTTCTTCTCCAATGTTTATCTCTATTATTCCCCCATCTTTTTTTATTACAATACCATGAAGTGCTAAAGGTAATGTTGTCCATTGATATTTTTTTATTGAGCCATAATAATGGGTATCAAGTAATACATATCCTCTGTCCTCATATAAAGGCTTTGGCTTTATATCAAGCCTTGGACAATCAGTATGGGCTGCAATTAGATTAAAACCTTTAGTCATGATTTCATAACCAATTACAAAAAAAGCGGCTCCCTTGCCCCTATTTATTTTATAAACTTTATCTCCTTCTTTAAGTTTTCTACCCGTAGAAATTACTTCATCAAGGTCCATAAAGCCATGTCTCTTTGCAACTTCTATACAATAGTTTATAGTTTCCCTTTCCGTTTTAACCTTAGACATGAAATCTTTAAATTCATCTGTAAAATAATATAATTCCTTATCATTTATCCTTTGCTTCCAAAGGCACTTTCTAACCATTTTTAGATCATTATAATCTTTAAATCCCATCATTATCCCCCATATTTATAACCATTTTTTTCTTTTAAAATAAACAAAGAGGCAAATAGATACAAAAGCCATAAGAAATAAAGAATAAAAATAACCAAACTTCCAAGAGTATTCAGGTATTTTAAAATTCATACCATATATTCCTGTAATTAAAGTAAGTGGTGAAAAAAATATTGCTATAATAGTAAAAAGTTTCATAAGACTATTAGTCTTATTGGCAAGTTCAGCTTCAAAGGCTTCCCTTACAAGTACAATATACTGTATTAAACTCTCTAAAGAAAACATAAGTTTATCAATCTTTAAATTTATCTGGTTAAAATATTTGATACATACTTTTTCAATTATATTGTTTTCATTGCAAAGAAGGTTATCCCCTATATATCTTAAAGGTGCAACACATCTTCTTAATGTATGAACCTGATGCCTTAAATGCAAAAATGCCTGTAAAAAGGAGCCTTCAGGATTTTTCATCATCTGTATTTCAAGTGCATCTGCTGTATTTTCAAGTTTACTTATAATCTCATAGTCGTTTAATATTAATCTATCTAAAATATAATACAGAAATTTGGAAGGAGATCTGTCCTTTG encodes:
- a CDS encoding magnesium transporter CorA family protein is translated as MNVYSIDEEINEIDYKNINFDDKCFYWIDLNPKELREINQSLFSFEYDTLCECESISQFAKVDFYDNYTFLVLNSLKYENGVVKPDEFNIYLGKNYIITVSKNDVKILKELKEEILNYKNSLFFSKDRSPSKFLYYILDRLILNDYEIISKLENTADALEIQMMKNPEGSFLQAFLHLRHQVHTLRRCVAPLRYIGDNLLCNENNIIEKVCIKYFNQINLKIDKLMFSLESLIQYIVLVREAFEAELANKTNSLMKLFTIIAIFFSPLTLITGIYGMNFKIPEYSWKFGYFYSLFLMAFVSICLFVYFKRKKWL
- a CDS encoding RNA polymerase sigma factor, with the translated sequence MEERELIYRCQQNDIEAFETLILSYEKKIYNLCYYMLKNMEDAKDASQEVSLKIYRSIQKFKGESKFSTWVYRITYNTCMDYIKRRKEELSFEDILNSEGHIESKVENVIENRELQHDIKNCILRLSNDFRTIIILRDISGLSYQEIADVLGIEVGTVKSRLNRARESLRNELIKCGIVRGC
- a CDS encoding aminopeptidase encodes the protein MGFKDYNDLKMVRKCLWKQRINDKELYYFTDEFKDFMSKVKTERETINYCIEVAKRHGFMDLDEVISTGRKLKEGDKVYKINRGKGAAFFVIGYEIMTKGFNLIAAHTDCPRLDIKPKPLYEDRGYVLLDTHYYGSIKKYQWTTLPLALHGIVIKKDGGIIEINIGEENKDPVFYISDLLIHLSEEQMQKNLLTGINGEDLNIVFGSIPSDFPVDEKVKHNILNILNEKYEINEEDLVFAELEAVPSGIARDSGLDKSMIMAYGQDDRAGVFTSFSALLKVKDSYKTNAVLLVDKEETGNFGSTGAHSKFFEQVVSEILDLTCGYNGLKLLETLKNSKMLSVDGICAYDPNYSSVFDVNNTAYLGCGVVINKYNGVKGKIETNDASPEFLNYLRSIFYENDIIWQHAEFGKVDGGGSETISYILGQYGAEAGDISLPIIGMHSPFEITSKADIYELYRACRAFFTSKK
- a CDS encoding IS1634 family transposase — protein: MRLQIVKSKNAASLYVVKSVYEKGNRTSKVVEKLGTYDELLKKLNGQDPIEWGKRYVEELNRKEKEEKREILVKYSPVKQINKDEQHTFNGSYLFLQKIYNELGLQNICKNISDKHKFNFNLNSILSRLIYARIIYPSSKLATYELSKKFIEQPDFELQHIYRALEVISEETDFIQSELYKNSLKVCNRNKGVLYYDCTNYFFEIEQEEGLKQYGVSKEHRPNPIVQMGLFMDGDGIPLAFCINKGNTNEQVTLKPLEQKIISEFGLSKFIICTDAGLASTANRKFNNIQNRAFITTQSIKKLKSHLKEWALDPKGWHLSDSDKVYNLNEINEEADINKIFYKERWIKEDGLEQKLIVTFSLKYRNYQRTIRGNQIERAQEVIDTNPTKLKKCNANDYKRFISKTHYTPDGEVAEKELYSINADLIAQEAMYDGFYAVCTNISDDAAAIIKINRRRWEIEESFRIMKSEFKARPVYLRRDDRIKAHFTTCFISLMIYRLLEKKLSEKYTCSDIISGLREMNFYEIKNEGYIPIYTRTDFTDDLHDKFGFRTDYQIINMKQMKKIFKDTKK
- a CDS encoding L-threonine 3-dehydrogenase, with amino-acid sequence MRKILVTGALGQIGTELVLYLREIYGNLNIIASDIAPKGPEKVLKAGPFEIVNVLDAKRINEVVEKYKPDVIIHLAAILSAVGENNPALAWNVNMYGLYNVLEVAKSNGCAVFTPSSIAAFGPSTPKDKTPQDTIQRPTTMYGVTKVAGELLCDYYFYKYGVDTRGVRFPGLISYEALPGGGTTDYAVHIYYEAVKNKKYTCYIKEGTYMDMMYMPDALNAVVTLLEANPDKLIHRNAFNITAMSFAPEDIYAEIKKIIPEFTMDYNIDPIKQKIAESWPNSLDDTAAREEWGWKPKYDLPLMTKDMIEKLSIKLK